The genomic region ATCAACAATATTACCGCTGCCAGTCTGACGGAGTTCAATAGCAAACCCCCATCACCACCCCGTATTTTAGCTGCTGCCTTTACCCAAGGTACGTACAATGTAACTGTAGGCAATCGTCAGTTAACTTTTGCGGGTTTACCCTTTGCTGGGAAAGAAGTAGAAAATCTGGCGGCAAGCATTCCCAGTACCACCAAACTATTAGATAATGCCTTCAATCCCCAAACTACTATTCCCCGTTTAAACGATTACAATATTATTCATTTGGCGACTCATGCGGCATTCGTAACCGGACAGCCAGAAGATTCTTTTATTCTATTTGGCGATGGCAGTAGAGTAACGCTGCGAGATGTGGAAAGTTGGTCATTACCGAATGTGGAATTGGTAGTGTTGAGTGCTTGCGAAACTGGTGTAGGCGGACAACTGGGAAATGGAGAAGAGATCTTGGGATTTGGCTATCAGATGCAGTTAACTGGTGCTAGAGCTGCGATCGCATCTTTGTGGTCAGTTTCCGACGGCGGCACGCAAGCACTTATGGATGCTTTTTATACTGCTATTCAGAAAGGCAACATCACCAAAGCCGAAGCTTTGCAACAAGCGCAAATAGCCTTAATTACCGGAGATTTTACAGCACTGGGAGAACAGCGGGGCATTGCCGTACAAGCACGCGCTCGCAGCAGCTTGCCACCTCAAGTAAGCGATCGCCTCAGTCATCCTTTTTACTGGTCACCCTTTATACTCATTGGTAACGGACTTTAATCAGCTTGCTAGTTGCGAAGGTAGCTGTACAAACGGATATTCAGTCTTTTAAGATTAAGTTAGATTATTATTCGCGATCGTCTATTATGCTTTCCCAGGAATCTTACCATGCCATTGACCGAAAAAAAGTGGTTTCAAGCTTTCCATTTCAATGGAAATCATCAAAAATTTTTGACTAATTTCAAGCTTTGCTCTTTCAATTTCCAGCCAATCAAAAATCCAAAATCCTCTCTTGCGAAGGTGGGCATCGTGACGGTCACCGCCAAGACGCCCACTTCGCGCAAAATCCAAAATCGTATGACTCTGAGATTTGTCTGGGTTTTTACCGCGACTTTAATTTTGTGCATTGCTACTAACATAAAGCCCAATTCCCACTCGATAACTTTTAATTCAGCACAAGCGCAAACAGAACCTATAACAGCAAATCCAGAAGCCGATCGATTGTTACAAATAGGCGTGGAACAGGCGAAAAGACGAGAGTTGCAAGAAGCTGTAGATATGTTCCGGCGGGTATTAGCTTTGAGTCAATACAATCGCGATCGCGAACGACAAGAGATCGCCCTCAATAACCTGGCAGTAGTTTATCGCACATCGGGTCAGCCGGATCGATCTGTACAATTTTATCAGCAAGCCTTCGACATTTTTCGCAACCCAGATATTTTGGTGAGAATGGCGGAATATCAACTGCAATTACAGCAGAGGTTAAAAGCGCTGGAATCCTATCAGAAAGCTTTCGCCATTTACAGACAAAGCAACAATAGCGATCGCGAAACGGAAACCCTCCTCAGCATTGCCGATCTTTATGTTCAATTAGGCGATTTTTCTCCCGGATTGCAAGCATATCGGGAAGCTTTAGCAACTTACCGCAGAAAGCAAAACTGTCAAAATGAAGATGCAACTCTACAAAGAATGGGACAAGTTTACGAAAGAATCGGTCAAAATAACCTGGCGAGACAATTATATCAGCAAGTAGCTCGACAGCAAGCCGATCGCAATCGGCAATGTGCTATGCGTGTAAGACGACAATCTTTACCAGTCAGTCCGATTATTCTTGGCGATGATGACATTTCCCCGCCAAGTCCGCCACCTCCCTCTGAACAAAATCCATTGCCAGCACCTATTCTTGAGGAAATCGGCAAACGCTAACAATTCGCCCAATACTATTTCATGTTTGCAATTAATAATTGTGGTTCATAATTTATGGCAACTTCAACAAACTACGAACAATCAACAATAAACGATAGATACAATAAGATTAATAAATAACAAACTCGATCGAACTCAATCATGGAGCAGTATTACCGTGCAACATCATCTGAAACTTCTCAGTCTTGTGAGTACAACGCTGCTTTTCTCCGTGGCTTCTTTCCCTATACTGACAGAAACCCTCAATTCAGATGTTCTGGCACAAACACCGACAATTGAAACTTCTCCCCTTCCTGCCAGTCCGGTTCCCAGCCTTTCACCCATCGAGCCTCTGCCGGAAATGTTGCTGCCTTCCCTTTCTACGATTCCGATTTTTTATCCTAATAATCCGTACCCGAATAATTCACTGCTGCGTCCCTTAAGAAGCAACCGCTCTGGCAGCTTGCTTTCTATTGAAATACCTTGTCAGGAACAAGTAGAAAATCTTCAGCAAAAGTTACAGGCTTGTCAGCAATTTTTAGCTATTCACAGACAAATTGGCGATCGCATTGGTGAAGGCGTTACGCTTAGTAACATTGCCTTAATTTATCGCGAACTCGGAAATTACGATCTAGCGCTGAATTTCTATCAACAAGCATTAGCAATTCAAACAGCAATTGGCAGCCGTGCGAGTACAGCAGCTACGCTCAACAACATTGGCTTAACTTATCACGAAGTAGGAGAGTATTCTCAAGCTCTAAATTTCTATCAGCAAGCCTTAGCAATTCACAAAGAAATCGGCAATCGAGTCAGTGAAGGACGCACTCTCAATAATCTAGCCGAACTTTATAGCCAATTGGGTCAGTATTCCCAAGCTAGGGAGTTTTATCAGCAAGCTTTGGCAGTGATAAAAGTTACTAAAGACAGCCCAAACCTTGGTAACACTCTGCATAACATTGGCTTACTCCACCAAAAATTAAACCAATATTCCCAAGCATTAGAATACTATCAGCAAGCTCTAGCGATTCGGAAAAATATTAACGATCGAACAGGTGAAGGTATAACCCTCAGCAACATAGCTTTGGTTTACGATAATTTGGGTCAACATTCCCAAGCACTAGACTCGCTTAAGCAAGCATTGGCAATTTTAACAGAAGTCGGCAACCGCGTGGGAGTTGGCAACGCTCTAGATAGTATCGGAATGGTTTACAAAAGTTTAGGTGACTATGCTTCTGCTTTGGAATATTATCAGCAAGCATTAGTAATTCTTAAAGAGATTGGCAATCGCGGATTGGAAAGGGTTACGCTCAGCAACATTGCGTCTGCCTTAGAAAGCCAAAACCAGCCAGAGTTAGCAATTGTTTTTTATAAGCAATCAGTCAATGTCACGGAAGCAATCCGTAAAAACTTGCGATCGCTCCCCCGCGAACAACAGGAATCCTATACAAAAACCGTAGCAGATACTTATCGCTCTTTAGCCGATCTCTTGCTCAAACAAAATCGTATATTAGAAGCACAACAAGTCATCGATTTACTAAAAGTTCAAGAATTGAATGATTATCTTGGTAATGTGAGAGGTAACGAACAAACATCTCAGGGTGTAGAATTACTACCCCAAGAACAGAAAGTTAACGCCGACTATGCTGCTATTCAAAATAGAGCTATTCAATTGGGAAAAGAACTTGCCGAATTACGAAAAATTCCCGAAGCAAATCGCACACCCGCTCAAGCTACGCGCATCGCCGAAATTGTCAAAGCGCAAGAAGCGATCGCAGCTGAATTTAACGCCTTCATCCGCAGTCCGGAAGTGCAAGCTTTAATAGCAGCACAAAGCCCAATTGTGAGAGATGGAAGTATCAGTTTGCGGCGGCTGAAAAATATTCAAGACAATTTGCAGCGCTTGGGACAAGGAGCAGTATTACTTTATCCTTTAATTTTAGAAGACCGCTTAGAATTAATTCTCACCACAGCCGATAGCCCGCCTATCCGTCGTACTGTTAGTGTCGAACGTTCAGAACTCAACCGGGCAATTGTGGAATTTCGCAGCGCTTTGCAAAATCCCGAATCCGATGCGAAAATTTCTGCCCAAAAGCTATACAAATGGTTAATCAAACCTTTGGAAAATGACCTAATTCAAGCCGAAGTGCAAACACTTATTTATGCTCCTGACGAACAGTTGCGCTACATTCCTCTAGCAGCTTTGCACGATGGCAAACAATGGTTGGTGGAGCATTTTCGCATCAATTATATTACTGCTGATAGCCTCACAGATTTCAACACGCAACCGCCAGATAAACCGCAAGTTTTAGCGGCTGGTTTTACCAAAGGTAGCTACACATTTCGTATTGGCGATCGCGAATTTTTCTTCGCTGGATTGCCTTTTGCTGCCCGCGAAGTAGACAATTTAGTCACGATTTTTCCCAACTCTCTTAAATTGCTAGATGGCGAATTCACTCGCAACGCCACCGTTCCCCGTCTCAACGATTACAATATCGTTCATTTGGCGACTCACGCGGCGTTTGTAGTCGGACAACCGGATGATTCATTTATATTATTTGGAAATGGCGATCGCGTCACTTTGCCAGATGTGGAAAACTGGCGACTAACTAATGTAGATTTAGTGGTGCTGAGTGCCTGCGAAACCGGCATAGGCGGTAAATTGGGTAACGGCGAAGAAATTCTCGGTTTTGGTTATTTAATTCAAGAAGCTGGGGCAAAAGCTGCGATCGCCTCCTTGTGGTCAGTTTCCGATGGCGGTACGCAGGCATTAATGGATGCTTTTTATACTGCGTTATCCTTAAGCAGAAGCGTGGGAACCAAGACAAACATCACTAAAGCCGAAGCTTTGCGGCAAGCACAAATAGAATTAATTAGGCGCAATTACTCAGCAGTAGGGCAACAGCGCGGCATCGGCATCCAAGGGCGCACACGCAACAGCCTACCACCGCAAATAAGCGATCGCCTTAACCATCCCTACTACTGGTCATCATTCATACTTATTGGCAACGGACTTTAATCAGTTTTCAGTTATTAGCTAAAATTGAAATACGTTCGTTGCCTCAAAAAACCTATCTTCTATTTGTAATTAGGTGCGCCAATGTTCCGCCGTCACCTCATCCCAGTCACAATACTTCTGCTTCTGTCTCCCAACTTCAACGTGCCACTACCGGGCTATAATCTAGGAAGTTTGGACGCGCAAGCACAGGCACCAACGACCGAACAACAAAGAGCATTACTAAGAGCGAACGCAGATAAGCTGTTCGTTCAGGGAGATGAAATTTTACG from Aerosakkonema funiforme FACHB-1375 harbors:
- a CDS encoding CHAT domain-containing protein; the encoded protein is MQHHLKLLSLVSTTLLFSVASFPILTETLNSDVLAQTPTIETSPLPASPVPSLSPIEPLPEMLLPSLSTIPIFYPNNPYPNNSLLRPLRSNRSGSLLSIEIPCQEQVENLQQKLQACQQFLAIHRQIGDRIGEGVTLSNIALIYRELGNYDLALNFYQQALAIQTAIGSRASTAATLNNIGLTYHEVGEYSQALNFYQQALAIHKEIGNRVSEGRTLNNLAELYSQLGQYSQAREFYQQALAVIKVTKDSPNLGNTLHNIGLLHQKLNQYSQALEYYQQALAIRKNINDRTGEGITLSNIALVYDNLGQHSQALDSLKQALAILTEVGNRVGVGNALDSIGMVYKSLGDYASALEYYQQALVILKEIGNRGLERVTLSNIASALESQNQPELAIVFYKQSVNVTEAIRKNLRSLPREQQESYTKTVADTYRSLADLLLKQNRILEAQQVIDLLKVQELNDYLGNVRGNEQTSQGVELLPQEQKVNADYAAIQNRAIQLGKELAELRKIPEANRTPAQATRIAEIVKAQEAIAAEFNAFIRSPEVQALIAAQSPIVRDGSISLRRLKNIQDNLQRLGQGAVLLYPLILEDRLELILTTADSPPIRRTVSVERSELNRAIVEFRSALQNPESDAKISAQKLYKWLIKPLENDLIQAEVQTLIYAPDEQLRYIPLAALHDGKQWLVEHFRINYITADSLTDFNTQPPDKPQVLAAGFTKGSYTFRIGDREFFFAGLPFAAREVDNLVTIFPNSLKLLDGEFTRNATVPRLNDYNIVHLATHAAFVVGQPDDSFILFGNGDRVTLPDVENWRLTNVDLVVLSACETGIGGKLGNGEEILGFGYLIQEAGAKAAIASLWSVSDGGTQALMDAFYTALSLSRSVGTKTNITKAEALRQAQIELIRRNYSAVGQQRGIGIQGRTRNSLPPQISDRLNHPYYWSSFILIGNGL
- a CDS encoding tetratricopeptide repeat protein, which encodes MTLRFVWVFTATLILCIATNIKPNSHSITFNSAQAQTEPITANPEADRLLQIGVEQAKRRELQEAVDMFRRVLALSQYNRDRERQEIALNNLAVVYRTSGQPDRSVQFYQQAFDIFRNPDILVRMAEYQLQLQQRLKALESYQKAFAIYRQSNNSDRETETLLSIADLYVQLGDFSPGLQAYREALATYRRKQNCQNEDATLQRMGQVYERIGQNNLARQLYQQVARQQADRNRQCAMRVRRQSLPVSPIILGDDDISPPSPPPPSEQNPLPAPILEEIGKR